One part of the Brassica napus cultivar Da-Ae unplaced genomic scaffold, Da-Ae ScsIHWf_1230;HRSCAF=1757, whole genome shotgun sequence genome encodes these proteins:
- the LOC106405239 gene encoding uncharacterized protein LOC106405239, with translation MSELQESEVIFSDEYYTRNNNKSSNDESNKTKTTAMEKKSSPVRIPSRSIFRRTEEEEEEEEGEMTPPHIIIGKRRMEAQMAFSFFTLKGRELSRHRNSVLRMTGFLEV, from the coding sequence ATGTCAGAACTTCAAGAATCAGAGGTTATATTTTCCGATGAATATTATACTAGGAACAACAACAAGAGTAGCAACGACGAAAGCAACAAAACAAAGACGACGGCGATGGAGAAAAAGTCATCTCCGGTGAGAATTCCGTCGAGAAGTATATTCCGGCgtacggaggaggaggaggaagaagaggagggaGAGATGACTCCGCCACATATAATCATCGGAAAACGAAGAATGGAGGCACAAATGGCGTTTTCCTTTTTTACCCTCAAAGGAAGAGAGTTGAGTCGTCACCGTAACTCCGTTCTTAGAATGACCGGTTTTTTGGAAGTCTAA